The following DNA comes from Triticum aestivum cultivar Chinese Spring chromosome 3D, IWGSC CS RefSeq v2.1, whole genome shotgun sequence.
GCTCTGTTTACCCTTCCTGCATATGTATGCCATGCATCCGAATTTGTGTTCTCCCCGGCCCCACAAACCCCAAAAAAGAGCCGGCGCCAACTTCCCTGCCGTCTCTTCTCATCTATATATTCGAGCGCCGCGTCTCCCACCCATCGACCAATCGCTCGATCTATAGACCTAGTTCGACAGGAGCGATCTGCACACACGCGCGTAGGAGATCGATCGAGATGGCAACCAGCAGCAGCGGCAACACGACGGTGACTCTCCGCAGCTCGGACGGCGAGGAGTTCGTGGTCCAGGCGGACACGATCGCGGCGGCGTCGGTGCTGATCAAGAACATGCTGGAGGAAGGCTGCGCCGCCGGCGCGATCCCGCTGACCCAGGTGACGGGCCGCATCCTGGCCCGCGTCGTCGACTACTGC
Coding sequences within:
- the LOC123073992 gene encoding SKP1-like protein 4; the protein is MPGSVYPSCICMPCIRICVLPGPTNPKKEPAPTSLPSLLIYIFERRVSHPSTNRSIYRPSSTGAICTHARRRSIEMATSSSGNTTVTLRSSDGEEFVVQADTIAAASVLIKNMLEEGCAAGAIPLTQVTGRILARVVDYCNRHYADADAAAYVVKTTFSSGDPDLDRFDTDFVSGVDQDTLFDLLLAANYLEVQGLLDLACKTVADQMRGKTVEGMRAHFNILNDYTKEEEAQVRSEVAWAFE